CCATCAGTTTTGGATCGCCAGTACCGAACAACTGGATAGATTGGAAGGTTGCAATCATACCAGTTACAGTACCCAACAAACCAAGCATAGGAGCGATAGCTGCCATTACTTTCAGAATGGAGATACGAGCTTCCAGAGCAGGAGTTTCCTTCAGAATGGCTTCGTCCAGTTTCAGTTCTAGAGTTTCGACATCGACATCTTTGTTGTCGAAGTAAACTTTCAGGATACGACCCAGTGCGTTGTTACCTGGTTTATCAATATTTTTGGCCTGAGCTTTAACTTTGGCAGCAATGATAGTCAGAGTGATGATACGCTCGATAGAGATCAACAGACCCAGCACCAGCACACCAATGATGATGTAACCGATAATACCTGCAGATTCGATACGATCTTCCAAGCTTGCTTTCTGGGTGAAGATGTTCAGCAGTGCGCCACGACCCGGATCGATGTAAACCTTAGCAGTTCCTGAAGTAGCTTTTTCAAAATCAGCTGCTGCACTAACCATGTAGCCTTCTGGCTGTTGTGACAGTTCCTGGATCAGGTTCAGGTTAGGGTTCCATACAACATATTTGCCATTAGCAATCAGGTTGAATGCGCCGATACGAGTGATACTAGTCTGTTGTACGTTACCATCAATATCAGTAACTGAACCATTGAACTTGACGACTTTGCCGCCTTGGCTCATTTCAAACAGCTCTTGTTCCCAGAACTTTTCCAGTTCTTCAATTTTTGGCAGCTGTTTACGAGCACCCAGATCAGCGATGAATTTATCGCGGCCAGGATATTGAGCACTTACGTTGGAGTTGATCAGTTTACCAGCGAAATCACCAGCTTCACCTTTTACAACACCAAACATTTCACCCAAGTCACCCTGAGCAGTTTTCAGATCATCTTGCAACTGAGCAATCTTATGCTCGTTGTCAGTGAACTGTTTATTCAAATCTTCGCCGCGTTTTTTCTCAGCAGCTAGAGCATTTTTTTCGCGCTGTAACAGAGCAGCTTTATCACCACGTTCAGCTTGGAATTCAGCTTCACGCTTGGCGTTAATCTTACCCTGATCGGCACGTTCAGTTTTGATTTGTTGCAGCAACTGATCAATAGTCTTTGGCGCGTCAGCAGCGCTAACCATACCAGAGGCCAGAGAGAAACTTGCAGCAACCAGCGCTGTAGCGATTAACTTCTTCATTATTTAGCAGCCTCCGCAGCTGGAATTGGTAACGCGAACAGGTCCATTGCTCCTTGTTTACGAGCAATACGAATGCCTTTAGTGATGTCACGCAGATAGCTGTCATCCAGCTTATCCCAACCCTTAGTTTCGGTGTTGTACATCCAAGCAGTTCTCTGGTCCAGACTCTGTGCATACAGAGCTACGCGGCCCAAACGGAAGAAGTCTACCAGTACTTCTTTACCATCAAGGTTCAGTTTACCGGTTTCAACGTCTACGAAGTTGCCGTAGTCACGTTCGATGCTGTAGGCATCAAGAATCATACGGAATTTTTCGGCCAATGTAACATCGGCGCTATTCAGCAGATTCTTAAGGTTTTCTACGCGAGCGTGGCGGTCTTCACTTCTGAAAGGAAGATCAAGCGCTACGAATTTTTCCAGTCCATCTACCATCTTGAACATAAGAGGAACAACACCCTGACGCAGTTTATCTACGCCATTAATGTCGTCCTGAATGCCTTTCATAGTATTGTCCTGATCTGCAACCAGAGTTGCCAGATAGTCGTTGTAGGCTTTCAGAGATTCACGCTGGTCTGCCACGTTTGAGTATTCAAACAGCATATCCTGAGCCTGATCGAAATATTTATCGACCTTCTTTTGAGACGCCGCAGCCTCAGAATGAATCTGAGTGGCTGCTTTTTGGGCATCGGCAAGAGGATCGGCAACAACTAAGTTGCTGCTGGCTAACGCCAGCGCGCCAACAAGCGCAGAAGCGATTTTGGTTCTATTGCTTACCTTGGACATAGTTCCCAACCAATTTGAAGTGAATAAACAGGGTAACTTATCGACAATTACTGTTTTTTACTCAGTTTTTATTGCCTATAAGTACATCTTTCTCTTGTGATTGTTAGATTTTTCTTCCCTTTCTATACCTTATAAAGGCATAGACCCGCAGGAATCATTTCATAAAATGTTGACCGGTGTCAACTAATCGGAGAGCTAAAAAGTAGTGAAAATTTACATTGACTTACTACTGCAAACAAACCTAATGAAACAACATTTTTAGTTATGTTAAAAAGCTTTTTTCAGCTCTTTTTTGAATGCATATAACATATTGTTATATTAGTTATTTTTCAAAAATTACAAACCATGCAAGTAACTTCGATTCTTGAGTCGTTTCCACTGTTTTTACTTGTACTACCTTGTGATTGGCGTTTTGCACGCACAGAGTCAAATCATTAACCTGTTTCAGATCCATGGCCGCTTCGATTAGCTCCCCCAGACGCTCAGCGTGAAGCCTTAATCCAGAAAACAATTTCGACACAAATGCTTCTTTTTTATCCACAGTCCAAAACAGACCTTGTTTAAATAGAAAATCGACTGCTGGCGATATGCCAGTTTCCAAATAATTTTGTTCATCTTGTTCCCACAATTGCTTGAGAATACTAAAAAACCTTTTTCTCAAGTTCTCACATTTCAAATCTTTACGAATCTTATGGACATCTTCTGGTGTTCTCAGTATTCCTATACTCTGAATCAATTGGATCAATGCATCTTCAACAGCGTTAAGTAAGGGGCTTTCAATAAATTTTTTTGTTGAAAGATTCCTTTTTACAATGACTGAATCCTGATGATGTATAACTAAGAACATTCGCCCGCCAGTCTTCAAAACCCTGAAAGATTCAATAAGTGCAGGTTGAACTGCAGCATATTCAAAGCCAAATTGTGAAGTGATATAGTCAAAGCTGCTGTCGGAAAATGGCAGTGCGGTAATTTCGGTATTACCCTGAATTCTCACTTCTACTTGCCCACATTCGTGGCATTCACGTACAAGTGCTTTATCAACCCCAACAATTTTGCCGGTAACGTCTGTAGGTAGGTATTCTCTGACTAAAAATGGAATGGCGCCATTACCCGTGGCCAAATCCAACATTGTAAAACTCTGTTTCAATTGTCCGATATAGTGCTGCCACAGCTGTAAAAATTCCCCTCCATAATTGCCCTTATAATCAGCAGATAAGGATGTAAGATGCCCTTCTTGCCAATAATCATCCCAATTTTTTGTCATGCAGGACTCCAAAAACAAAGCCCCCTTTCGGGGGCTCTTTAGAGAAAAGTTGCTTAGAACTTCAGCGTGTAGTTAGCACGATATTCGCGACCGTAATTGTTATACAGATCCGCATTATCGTATGAACCAGCAGAGCTTAATACTGGATCTTCATTTGTCAGGTTATTTACGCCGACCATCACTTTACCCCAATCTCCTATATCGTATGTATAAGATATATTGTGGATCAGCCATGAAGGTAAATGACCAGTATTGTCATCTTCATATGTAGAATTGATATAGTTCATGTTCCAGGCAAACTGGCTATTACCAATAGTATATGTTGCAGTCAACACTGACTTATAGTCTGGCTGACCGTTCCATCCAGCAGTGTCTACAGCACCAGCACCACCTTCTACTTCTTCTACATAATCTAGTACAAAGCTATTAGTCCAGTTCAGACCGAACTCGCCAATACCAGTTTCCAAGTTGCCGTTCAATGTAACGTCGATACCTTTAATCTGCAATTTGTCGCCGTTACTGTAACCGGTACCAACCTCCAGCGCCTTACCAAGCCCAGTCGAAGAAGCAGCACGAACCACATAGAAAGTATCATCTGCTGTCAACGTACCATTCGCAATACCACGCATTACGTTGGTAATAGAACGCATAGAGATTACATTATCAATCTTCAGATCGAAGTAATCGACTTTAATTCCAAGGTTGCTAAATGGATCGTAGGCAAAACCTAAATTGTAATATTTAGAAGTTTCAGCTCCCAAACTAGGGTTGGCACTAATCCAAGTATCTGTCTGGCTATATGAACAATCGCTTGCTGAAATGCCATTTGCTTCACAATATGGATAGTCAGTACCGAATTCAGCTGAGAATGTAGTCGCTGCATGCAGCTGATCCAGCGACGGAGCGCGGAATGCTTCGGAGTATGAAGCACGGACGACTAAATTATCCAGTGCCTGCCAACGCACAGCTACCTTTGGCGCGGTATTATTACCAAAGTCACTATATTTGTCGTAACGTATAGCAAGATCTAATTCAACGTCATCAACAACCGGTAATTGTGCTTCGTAGAATGCCGCCCAAACGTAGCGAGAACCACCAGCAGAGTTACCAGCGCTACCGCCAATCAAACCAACTTCAGACTGGGCATCATACACAGAAGCATACTGCTGCTCAAAATACTCCATACCAGCATAGTGAGCTACTGCACCGCCAGGCAATTCGAACAGGTCAAAACCAATACCGCCGTTAATCTGCTGGAAGGTCGAACTGTCCTGAGTCAACGTAGTTGACTTCATGTTAGCGACACCAGCTTCGGAACCAATATCAATGCCGTTTAACTCGTTGTATGCGAGCCCAGCATAGCTCAGATAGTATTCACCAACAGATTTGTTATCGGCTTTATTGTAGTGGTAGTAAACTTCCCATGTAGCATCATTCCACGCAGGAATGGTACCACGTAAACCGGTCAAATAATCTTGGTTTAAGTCGTCTACGTTGCCATCACGAGTACCAATACCAACCCAACGCCAATAACCTGTAGTAGGCTCGCCATAAGGGTTATTTGGGTTGTCAGCTGCCATGTTTGTCCATGCTGCTGCCGGAGGCGCATAACGTCCGAACGAGTTATTTACCGTTACCATGGTACGGCCAAACCATTCAACATCATCCGCTAACTGATAATTCGCATCAATGTAAACAGTGTTACGTGATAACGATGCTTTGTTATAAGATACGTTGGCATAAGCATACATACAGTATGTTGAGCCAGCGCCCCAGTCATCATCAGCAGCGACATTCGCAAAAGTGTTACTGCCATATTGTGCAATTAAATCATTACACAATGGAGAAGCTTGTGCTTCAGAATAATCTGGAGATGCCACAGTGGCACCATAGATACTCCAACCAATGGTCTCCGTATATGCTTGAATAACACCATCACCATTAAGGTCGGTCATACTGGCTGCAGTATATGGCCGATCACCATCGGAAATGCCCGCACGGTCTTGATGATCAAACGCAAATGTAATATTGCCTTTATCCATCTGATAACCAGATGTCAGTGAGAACTGCTTGCTAGTTAAGCCACCATCTTCTTCACGGCTACCGGCACCCGCAGAAAACTCAAGGCCCTGGTAGTTTTTCTTCATAATGATGTTAACTACACCAGCAATAGCATCGGAACCGTAAATAGATGATGCACCATCAGTCAAAATTTCAATACGTTCAACCGCTGCCATAGGGATAGCGTTAAGGTTCGCGGAAGACCCACCAAGTGTTGGAGAACCGGGGAAACGCTTACCGTCAATTAACACTAATGTACGTTCAGAACCAGCACCACGCAGGTTGATAGTTGCCTGTGACTGAGCAGAGCTACCTGACCTTTCAGAAAAGGAACCAAAAGAGTTAAGGTTGCTGTTACGCAGCGCATCCGCAACAGAGAAGTTACCTTCAACTTGCATATCATCTGCGGTGATTGTGGTAACGGGAGAGGCGCCTTCCATATCAGAACGCTTAATTCGAGACCCAGTTACCTCAATTCGTTCGACCTTTTCGGCACTCTGTTCATCAGCGGCAGCAACGATAGGGGCCGAAAATGCAGCAGCCACCACCCCGCCTGCCAGTGCTAAATGCACAGCCTTGGCCAGAATATTTCGATTGTTCATATTATTTGTTCTCCCTTGACATCATGTCAGTTTTTATGCGAGCTCTTTGACTAGCA
This portion of the Shewanella yunxiaonensis genome encodes:
- a CDS encoding MotA/TolQ/ExbB proton channel family protein → MKKLIATALVAASFSLASGMVSAADAPKTIDQLLQQIKTERADQGKINAKREAEFQAERGDKAALLQREKNALAAEKKRGEDLNKQFTDNEHKIAQLQDDLKTAQGDLGEMFGVVKGEAGDFAGKLINSNVSAQYPGRDKFIADLGARKQLPKIEELEKFWEQELFEMSQGGKVVKFNGSVTDIDGNVQQTSITRIGAFNLIANGKYVVWNPNLNLIQELSQQPEGYMVSAAADFEKATSGTAKVYIDPGRGALLNIFTQKASLEDRIESAGIIGYIIIGVLVLGLLISIERIITLTIIAAKVKAQAKNIDKPGNNALGRILKVYFDNKDVDVETLELKLDEAILKETPALEARISILKVMAAIAPMLGLLGTVTGMIATFQSIQLFGTGDPKLMAGGISMALVTTVQGLVAALPLMLAHALCVTRSKSVVQIIEEQSAGLIALHAEKRAD
- a CDS encoding DUF3450 domain-containing protein: MSKVSNRTKIASALVGALALASSNLVVADPLADAQKAATQIHSEAAASQKKVDKYFDQAQDMLFEYSNVADQRESLKAYNDYLATLVADQDNTMKGIQDDINGVDKLRQGVVPLMFKMVDGLEKFVALDLPFRSEDRHARVENLKNLLNSADVTLAEKFRMILDAYSIERDYGNFVDVETGKLNLDGKEVLVDFFRLGRVALYAQSLDQRTAWMYNTETKGWDKLDDSYLRDITKGIRIARKQGAMDLFALPIPAAEAAK
- a CDS encoding class I SAM-dependent methyltransferase, which produces MTKNWDDYWQEGHLTSLSADYKGNYGGEFLQLWQHYIGQLKQSFTMLDLATGNGAIPFLVREYLPTDVTGKIVGVDKALVRECHECGQVEVRIQGNTEITALPFSDSSFDYITSQFGFEYAAVQPALIESFRVLKTGGRMFLVIHHQDSVIVKRNLSTKKFIESPLLNAVEDALIQLIQSIGILRTPEDVHKIRKDLKCENLRKRFFSILKQLWEQDEQNYLETGISPAVDFLFKQGLFWTVDKKEAFVSKLFSGLRLHAERLGELIEAAMDLKQVNDLTLCVQNANHKVVQVKTVETTQESKLLAWFVIFEK
- a CDS encoding TonB-dependent receptor; amino-acid sequence: MNNRNILAKAVHLALAGGVVAAAFSAPIVAAADEQSAEKVERIEVTGSRIKRSDMEGASPVTTITADDMQVEGNFSVADALRNSNLNSFGSFSERSGSSAQSQATINLRGAGSERTLVLIDGKRFPGSPTLGGSSANLNAIPMAAVERIEILTDGASSIYGSDAIAGVVNIIMKKNYQGLEFSAGAGSREEDGGLTSKQFSLTSGYQMDKGNITFAFDHQDRAGISDGDRPYTAASMTDLNGDGVIQAYTETIGWSIYGATVASPDYSEAQASPLCNDLIAQYGSNTFANVAADDDWGAGSTYCMYAYANVSYNKASLSRNTVYIDANYQLADDVEWFGRTMVTVNNSFGRYAPPAAAWTNMAADNPNNPYGEPTTGYWRWVGIGTRDGNVDDLNQDYLTGLRGTIPAWNDATWEVYYHYNKADNKSVGEYYLSYAGLAYNELNGIDIGSEAGVANMKSTTLTQDSSTFQQINGGIGFDLFELPGGAVAHYAGMEYFEQQYASVYDAQSEVGLIGGSAGNSAGGSRYVWAAFYEAQLPVVDDVELDLAIRYDKYSDFGNNTAPKVAVRWQALDNLVVRASYSEAFRAPSLDQLHAATTFSAEFGTDYPYCEANGISASDCSYSQTDTWISANPSLGAETSKYYNLGFAYDPFSNLGIKVDYFDLKIDNVISMRSITNVMRGIANGTLTADDTFYVVRAASSTGLGKALEVGTGYSNGDKLQIKGIDVTLNGNLETGIGEFGLNWTNSFVLDYVEEVEGGAGAVDTAGWNGQPDYKSVLTATYTIGNSQFAWNMNYINSTYEDDNTGHLPSWLIHNISYTYDIGDWGKVMVGVNNLTNEDPVLSSAGSYDNADLYNNYGREYRANYTLKF